CCTTTTTGATCTTTTGTGGGGTCTCTCTTTGGATCTCCAATCGGTATGATTCTACCGGTCTGGAAAGAGTGGAGGAGGGAAATTCCCCTCTGAAGAAAACTGCAGGATCAAGATTGAATTCATCGGTGATAGAAGAAACACCAGATTTGGTTTCGTCCTCTGCTATCGAGGCTTTTGAAGAATGGATGGAGAGATTCTTCAATGAAAATGAAACTGTGAATGCTTCAATGGTAGAGGAGGGTGTAGCAGTTGCTTCTGTTCGGCGATCTGAAATGAAGGAGCTTATTAGAATCGCTCCGGCAACAGCACTTGCTTTGACAGTTCCTTATGAATTCAGGCGAGAGCTTCCAAAGGAGGTAATAAATCAACTTGAAACGGTCATCAATACTCATGCTAGCTTTGACCTACTCGTTTATTGTCCGGAGCCCGGGCAAGAGGGCCGAGGATTGGAGCGCTTGGTTTCACTCAAAGGGCAGTCCTATCAAGTTTTCACTTTCGGCCGAGGACTCAATGTGACGGCGAAGAATCAACTGCCCATCTGTGGCATCGCGAGGTCACGGGCGGGGCGTAGTTTGGTTCGAGGCTCCGATGTGGAAAGAGCATGGGATTCACCCCACGCTGAAAGAGCCCCATAGTCTGTTGGTTACGGATATGGATGGGGACGGAGATCTAGACGCTGCGACCTGTGCTTTTGGAGACAAGGAAGCTTGGTGGTTCGAAAACGACGGGCACGGTCAGTTCAAGAACCATTTGGTCACGACCAATCAAGAGGCTTATGACATTAGGGCCTTTGATATGGATCTGGATGGAGATTTGGATCTGCTGATTGGCGGGCGCGCTTCAAACAATGTTGTTTGGTGTGAGAATCCTCGCTTATAAGGATTATTCGGGGCTCTGTGCCTACCAGTAATCTCTCTGATGTTAGTGTCTTGTTGCTCGAAACTTGATTAGGAAGACAACTAGTAAAGGTCCAAGAATTCCCGGCTAGCTTTTCCAAACCTCCTTGTACTGAGGCTTGATGAGCGCCTCCGTCTCCGGCGCACTAGGGCATTCCATAGTCTTCCAATCGAAGGTGAGCCACCCGCCTTGCGCGCGGCTTCGGTGACCAGACGCGTCTCTTCCACCGTGCGGCAGGTGAGTTCGCCGGTTTTGATGGTTGGAGAAAATGGATACCGTTTTTGAAAACACAGTTGCTGACGTCGTTTGCTCCGTCCGTTCGATCATCGAGGTCGTATGCGCTGCGCGGCTTCTTTTATCTGGGCTATGCGGGAGTTAAAAGAAGGGTGGGTTGAGAAATATTCAGGGATATCCGATTCCTTCAATGGCTTCAGTCGCTCAAATATTCGAATGGCTCCCTTCGGATCACGACCGGCTGCCATAGCGAGCCGTATTCCGAAGTCGTCCGCCTCGTATTCGTTGTCGCGCGAATACTCCGTCTTAAGGAATTTCAGAGTGGCCTGCTTGGCGGCAGCCCCGAGGAGGCCACCGGCCCGAAGCCATTTGCTGATCACTTGAATGGAATGCTCGGCTATCATGCGGTCAAACGCATGCCCTTTCACTACGTGGCCCATTTCATGAGCGATAATAAAGGCGAGTTCGTCTTCATTGCGCCCGCAGTGATTCACGAGGGCATCCGTCAGAAATATAAATCCGCCCGGCAGCACAAAGGCATTCACATCGCTTGATCGTATGACCGTGCAGGTGAAGCGGTGAGGCGTATTGATCCATGCGGCCAGGCGCTTATAAAGCGCATCTATAAATTCGATTTCGACCCTTTCACTTTCGGCTGTGATTTCTTTGGCCATCTGATGGCCCAGCTTATATTCCGAGGCGATGCTCTCTTCTTCGGTTCCGAGTAAGGAATCATAGAGCCAGCGGGACTTTTTATAAGTCTCCCCGACCTTTTTTCCAAGCCCCTTAAAAAATGCGTCCATCATTGTATCTCAGAACTAGCGACAAGGACCGGCAATGGCAAAAGGAATCAGCGGGGGCAGGTTTTGATTGTTGACTGAGATGCTCCTGTGATCCTGGGGTGCCTTCCAAATGATTAAGCATAGCGGAGCCAGATATTTCCAATTCTACAGTAGTTCGTCCTCAAGGATAGATATGACTGTTTTGGCCATAGCCAATGTTTTGGCATCGATGTGTGGGTCTTCCGCAAAGAAGTGGTCGCTATTGGGCGCGATCAAAGTCCGGCTGCCGGGGATGAGAGTGTCTGCAAGCAGGGTCAAACCGTCGTTGGGGCCCTGGCTGACCAAGGCTTTGTAGTTATTCTTGGCGTATTTGCTGAGTTGTCCGGAAAAGGACAAACCCACATAATTGACAATTAGCAGTCCCGCAGGAAGTTGCAGTTGCTCAATCCGTTTACGGCAGGACTCAGCTCCCATGGAGGCCACGGCATCCTTTTTCCATCCTTTAATAAACAGTACCGCATTCATGAACCATGCCCTGGGAAAAGTATTGTAGTGCTCAAAAAGCGGGCTCCCTTGAAGGATACCTCCCAGGTTGATCCAAGCTCCGAAATGGACATTTCCGGTATTCCGAAACTCCTCCAGGGCAAGATGTATCGCCGGTCCTGCGGAACTCGCCCCCGCAATTATGCATTTTTTGTCCTGACTCGCCAGTCTCCTTAAGGTTTCAACGATCAAATCCGCGTTCTCTTCCACCGATCCATTGGGGTCTATTTCGATCAACCGGTTGTCGATTCCCAGATCACTGAGAAGCTGCCTGGGTCGGGCCAGATCCGCACCTGTCAAATGACCGCTCTTCACGTAATCCCACCCCGGCACGAAAAGCACCCGGTAACGGTTGTAATACTTTTCCAGGCGCTCCGAGTCCGGGTTTTCTAGGTAGAATTGGAATCGCCGCTGACAATCCAAACTGGCCGGATCTCTGCTCACAAGGCCTGCTAGATAGAGCGCTGCGAAATCGACCGATTCCTCTTCCGCGATCCGAAGCAGATATTCCCGGTCCGGCCAGCCCGTGGATGGCATTGTTCTGAACAAGGTATCGATTCGGGCGTTAAACTCAGGATTGCTTTTCTCGCCCTGAAGGTAATGGGACAAGTAGTAGGCCGCCTGGGGTGAATCCAGGGTAGTATGGACCGTTTCGCCATGAAGTTGCCCCCGCGCGTTGAAGCGCTGAACTGCCTGACAACCGCATGATAATACTGTAACCGCCATCGCAATAGTGATACCAAATCTGGTTAGCATTTCCAAACAAGAATAATGAAATTACTTTATATTCCAGGCGCGACAGAATATGTAATGTGAGGAACAGACGTCCGTAAGGTCTTGATGGTTGACTGTGATGCTGCTCTTTCCCTGACCTCATCAAACTTCGAGATCTTATTCGTCTACTCCTTGAAGAGGATGCAGTATACGCTGGGGAGGTTTACCAGGTTTTTAGTGGGGAAGGTAAGTTCGCCGGTTTCTTGATTGATGGAGAAAATGGATACCGTGTTGGAGGCTTCTCCGGATACGAACAACCACTTTCCCGTGGGATCGATGCGGGCGTTTCTTGGCCAGCTTCCATGGATGGGTTCTGTTTCGATTTCAGTGAGCTTTCCGGTTGTGGATTCCGTCTTGAAAGCGGTGATTGAATCGTGGCCCCAGTTTGCGGAATAGACAAATTTCCCGTTGGTTGAGAATCTCATGTGGCGTGGTCCGCCGCCCGGTACGGATGGGGCAAGACTATGGGGAGTGAGCGACGATCCGTCTAAGTCGACCTTGTAGATGTGGATGTTATCGGTGCCGAGATCCGGGACCAGGGCGAATTTACCATCGGGCGAAAAGCCGGTCCAGTGCGGGTGAGGATCCATTTGGCGGCTATTCACTTTGGAGGGGACTTCGTGCATCAGAACTTGAGTTTGTTTTTCTATGGATCCGTTGTCAGCGATTTTGAATACGCCTACGGAACCTTTGAAATACTGCGCGGTGATCAGGATTTAGCAAGCTTGCGTTTTCCCGAGATTTGGATTCGGGGTACCATTTATCTGCGGGGAGTATCCGGTCTTTGGGCTCGAGCGAACAGCTCAATGCAACTTTCTTGTAACCGAGATTGGTAGGGCTAGTGCGTCCTCGCAGTGCCGTGTATTTCCAGGAGATTCGGGGGCGGTGCCTGCCTTCGCGCAAGGCACGGTGCCACGGGGACGTGTAGCGACTAACTGTATGTCTGTGGAAAAAGGGAAATCAATTGCAGTAAGGTCGTAACTCACCGAGTTTTGGATTCGGGAATTTGAGGAAGCAAGAGGACTTGATCGCCGAATTGGTGGATGCCCTGAACAAAAGAAATATCAAACTAAATTATCCTGTAAAAATAGGGTGGGCAACTGACCTGCGGCAGTTAGTATTTAGGACAATGAAAGTAATTCGATTTATATACCTCCTTCTATCCGTTTTACTTCTGATAACTTGTAATCTTTCAGCTCAATCTTCTGAGAAGGCCGACTTCTATGTTTCTGCCAACGGCTCCGATACTTGGTCGGGCACCACAGCAGAGCCCAACGGGCAGGGGAATGAAGGTCCTTTTGCGACCCTGGAACGAGCGCGTGACGCCGTTCGGGAATTGAAGAAAAGTAAACAGGCCGATGTCATTGTGCTTATTCGGGAGGGCACTTACCAGCTGGACAAAACGATAGTATTCGGTGTCGAAGACTCAGGTATGGGCAACTCGACCGTCACCTATGCCGCCTATTCGGGAGAGACTCCTGTCTTCAGTTCGGGCCGGGAAATCCAGGGATGGAAACAAGCACCGAGTGATTTAGCAGGTTTGCCCAAAGAGGCGCGAGGAAAGGTCTTGGTGGCTGAGGTATCCGGCAGCTTCAAAACTCTGTATGATGGGGAGGGTATGCTACCGCGGGCCAAGTCGGAAGGTTTCATTACCCAGAAAGGAGGGAGCAGAACGGAAATGCATTTCCCAGCAGGCAGGTTGAAAAACTGGTCCAATATTTCCGACGTGGAAATTATAGTTCGTCCGCATCATGCATGGATATCCAATGTTCTGCCACTGGAGTCGGTCGATGAGAGAGCAGGGATTGCCCGAACGTCCATTGAGGCAACCTATGCAATGAATGATCTCCATTTCCTGAAGACCACCGAAAATTGTTGGGTGGAAAATGTTCTGGAGGAGCTCGATGAACCGGGCGAGTGGGTGTTGAACACGAAAGAAGGAAAGCTTTACCTCTGGCCGCGAAACCAGACGCCTGTTCTGGCTCCCCAGTTACTGGAGCTGATTCGTGTGGAGGGGGACATAGACAAGGAGGGACCGACTGACATTCCGGTGCGCAACCTCGTATTTCGTGGCCTGACTTTTATGCATGGCGAGCGGTATACATTGGCTGAGGGTGACGCCGGTCTGCAGCATGACTGGGACATGCTCGATAAGGCGAATGCTTTGGTGCGTCTGCGCAGTACGGAGAACTGCACCATTGAGCAATGTCATTTTACCCACAGTGGCAGTGGCGCCATTCGTGTGGATTTACACGGGATGGAGAACACAATATCCAACAATCATATTGAACAGATGGGCGGTGGAGGAATCCTGCTCTGTGGATATGGTCCGGGTACCAAGGATGTGAACCGGAAGAACCTCGTTTATAACAATCATATCCACCACATTGGACTTATCTACATCCATTCGCCTGGAATTTTCCTCTGGCAGAGTGGGGAAAACAGGGTAGCCAATAATCTGATCCATAACACGCCTTACTGCGGAATGATCGTTTCCGGATGCATGACCCATTTTTTTGAGAGAGGGGATAATCGGGAATTGGTGCGAACCATCCGTTGGCAGGAAGTCGGGGGCGGACGTTCCAGAAAAACGGATGCCGAGGCTCTCATATACAAGCACTCCCATGACAATATGATCGAGTACAACGAAATTCATCATGTGATGGAGAAGATGGGAGACGGAAACGGAATTTATGTGCGTGGTGCTGGTGCGGGAAACGTGCTTCGTAGAAACTACATTCATCACCTGGTCACACCGATGCACATGCAGGCTGCCCTGCGTACGGATGGGGGGCAGATGGATACGCTGATCACGGAAAACATCATCTACAAGTGTACTGCCCAAGGCATCATATTAAAACTGAACAACCGGGCAGAAAATAACTTCGTCATAGACGTCATCGCCCCGCCACGCGGATACTACCTGTCCCTCAGGGAAGGTCCCATGACGGATGCGGTCATCCAAAAGAACATTTTTTATTCTTCCACTGCTAATGTGACTTTCATCGATGAACTGGAACCCGGGAAAGGAATAACAACCGAGGATAGCAGGGGAAGAGGACTGGCGCTGGCCAAGGATGCCAATACCGATTACAACATCTACTTTTGCGCGGAGGACCCCCAACTCGGAAGTGAAATGCTGAAGAAGCAACAACAAGACGGCGTTGATGACAATAGTCTGGCATTCAATCCATTGTTTATGGACGTGGAGAATGGCGATTTCCGGTTTAAACCCAACTCACCTGCACTTAAATTGGGTATTGTTCCAATCGATCTTTCACAGATTGGACTAAGAAAGTAATCCAATATGAATAGTATGAAAATGAAGAACCTTATATTTTTGATGGTATCGGCATTGTTTAGCTGGCTAACGGTTGCAGCGAAGCAGCCTAATATAGTTTTCATATTCGCGGACGATTGGGGCTACGGAGATCTGAGTTTGCACGGGAGTGATTTTGTGCAAACTCCGAACATCGATCAAATGGCAGCGGAGGGGATTGATTTCCAAAACTTCACGGTGAACAGTCCGGTGTGTTCGCCAAGCCGGGTTGCAGTCATGACCGGAAAATTTCCGGCAAGATTTTCTATTCATCAACATTTTGCTGGCGTTCCTTCCAACGCACAACGGGGGATGCCTGACTGGCTTGATCCTAAGGAACCTATGCTTCCACGCTTACTGAAAGAGGCCGGTTATAAGACGGGTCACTTCGGAAAATGGCACCTGGGCAATGCGACGGACTCTCCATCGGAAGATCTGTATGGGTATGATGCCTTTGCCACCTTTAACGGATCGGGAAAGAATGAGCTTCGTCCACAGGGCCTTGAATCCGTTGACCATGCCGAGAAGTTTATAAAGGAAAACAAGGATCATCCCTTCTTTGTGAACCTATGGCTGCACGAAACGCACCTCGCCCATTTCCCTCTGGAGAAATACTTGGAGAAATTCAAAAATCTGGATGAGCAGAAACGGATTTATGCTTCGGTGGTTGCTGAAGGAGATGAAGGGGTAGGGCGGATCCTCGGCTTGTTGAAGGCATTGAATCTGGATAATAACACCCTCGTGGTGTTTTCGTCTGACAATGGACCTGAGGCCACCCGCGGACCGGAACATAAATTTCACAACAATTCAAAAGTTGGCCTCGGGGGTTATTATTCGGTGGGAGAGTCGGGCGGTCTGATTGGTCAGAAACGATCGCTTTATGCAGGAGGGGTTCGAGTGCCTTTCGTGGTCCGTTGGCCGGGCATTGTACCCTCCGGGAAAGTGGACAGGACCTCCGTCCTTACTGCAGTTGATCTGCTCCCGACCTTTCTTGAGGCTGCGGGAGTAGCCTTGCCAGAAGGTTTCGTGCCGGACGGTCAAAGTGCATTTTCGGCTTTTAAGGGGGAACCCATTAACCGGACAAAGCCCATTTTCTGGGAGTGGAGAGGTGGGATTTCAAAGGACTATACCTGGCCAACCCTGGGTGTTCGTGACGGCCGCTGGAAGCTACTGCTGAACGAGGAGTTAGACCGCATCGAGCTTTACGATATCGAATCTGATTGGGCTGAAAAAAGCAATCTGGCTAAAACTTTTCCTGAAGTTGCCGATAGGCTTATTAAGCAAATCCACACATGGAAGAAATTCCTTCCAGCTAAACCTTCGGATAACAGTCTTTCGCGGACACGCAAATAGAGTATGATCGGTCACCGAATTCCAGTAAATGCCCCTATCTTGGTTTATCTGAAATCCAAAACTCTACTGCAAAATGTCTAGCCGCCTTATCCAAAATGTATTCTTTCTTTGCTTCTGTTTATTGATGACCGCCTGTGCTCCAAAGCAGAGCGCTAAGGATGTTGCGACGGCAGAAAATTTTGCCAAAGAAAATATTCTCGCCTGGGCATTTACAAATTTCGATATCGAGCGATCCGCTGAGGAGCGTGCTCAATTGCTGAGACGAGTGGGTTTTAAAAAAGCGGGTTATATCGTTTCCAATGCGAATGCAAAGGATGCTTTTGATGCTCATGTCTTGGCCTACAAGAAGTACGACATCTCAATTATTTCGGTATGGTGGCAGTCCTCGAATGAGGACCTCATGGAAGATCCCAAAACCCGGATGGTATTGGTGGGTTTGGACAAACATAATCTAAAGCCCGACATTTGGTTTTCCCTGGGCAAAGATCTGGTTGAAGCCATTCCCGAAGATCAGCGGCTCGACAGGGCGGTTGCCATTCTCCGGCCCTTAGCGATTGAAGCGCGACGTCGCGGTGTTCGATTTGCGCTCTACAATCACATGGAATGGTTTGGTGAAACGGACAACCAGATAGCCATCATTGAGAGACTTCGTTCCGAAGGAAATATGGATCATGTGGGTATGGTTTATAACATGCACCACGGACATGACCGCATAGATAATTTTAAGACGGTTTTCCAAAAAATGCAGCCCTACCTGTTTGCGTTCAATCTGAATGGCATGCGAGTAGAAGGTCCAAAGATTATCCTGATTGGTGAAGGCGATCGTGAACAGGCGATGATCAAGACGGTTATCGATTCAGGGTTCAAGGGTCCCATCGGAATCCTTCACCATTTTGCCAAGCAAGATGCTGAACCCGTCTATGTGGCAAATCTGAAAGGTTTGAAATCGATATTAGAAGCACTCGGACATGAAGAAGTTGCTGCCACCTATTGAGGCGATCTGCCTTTTCCATATTCTGAGTAAAATGAAATTACTCTCATCGTTTTTATTTGGTTTTCTGCCTCTTTGTATTTTGGCCCAACAAGGGTCCGGCTACCGTGATTGGGGCACGGCTGGAGGAGATACCGGAATCACTCGCTACTCCAGTCTCGATCAGGTCAATACGACCAACGTGTCTCAATTGGAGGTGGCCTGGACTTATCGATCGGGCGACGCTCAAGGACGATCCACGATACAATGCAATCCCATCGTCGTCGATGGTGTCCTTTATGCAACAACCCCGAACCTTGATCTGGTCGCCTTGGATGCTTCGACTGGAGTCGAACGGTGGAGATTTAGTGATTCTGGTGAGGTTGAAAAAGGTCCGGATACGAACCAGGGTCAGTACTTTGGCCTGAACCGTGGAGTCGCCTACTGGAAGGATGGCGATGATAGACGTATTTTGTACAGTCGCGGTCATCACATTCTGGCAGTGAAGGCGGATACGGGAAAATTGATTTCATCCTTTGGAGAAGACGGTCGGGTAGATATGCGTTATGGTTTATCTAAACCGCCTCAGTTCGTGGGTATAGCGAATCCGGCAGCCGGCGTTATCTATAAAGATCTCTTCATTGTCGGCTCGCGTGGAAATACAGCGGGGCATGTCCGCGCCTACAATGTACGCAGTGGAAACATGGAATGGATCTTTAATACGATTCCTCACCCGGGTGAACGATTTGAAGACACGTGGCCAGAGGGTGCATGGGCTAAAGTTTATGGGGCCAATGTTTGGAGTGGATTAAGTGTCGATGTGGAAAACGGACTTGTCTTTTGTTCTACCTCCAGCCCCAAACCAGACCTTTTTGGGTGGCAGTATCCAGGAAAAAATGACTTAGCGAACTCAGTTGTCGCACTCAATGCAGCTACGGGTGAATACGTCTGGCATTTTCAGGAGATCAAACATGGTATTTGGGATTTGGATCTGCCCGCTCCGCCAATGCTCGTCACCGTAGAACGCGATGGTTTGCAAGTCGATGCCGTGGCGCAGGTAAGCAAGACAGGCAATACCTACCTGCTGGATCGGTTGACAGGCAGGTCACTCTTTCCACTCGTCGAGCGCCCGGCTCCCGCATCCGATATTTCCATCGAGCAAGCATGGCCTACTCAAACGGTGCCTCTGCTTCCACCGCCATTTACTCGACAGGAAGTTACTTACGACCAGCTTACGACCCTCTCTCCGGAAGCTCGCGCCGACGCGGTTGAGCAATTTATTGAAAGCCGCAGTGGTTGGTTTATGCCTATCAGCCCCAAAGGCACTATTCTATACGGCGTGTTAGGAGGAGCCGAGTGGCCGGGTGCCGCGTTTGATCCAAATTCAGATCTGCTCTATGTTGCGGGCAACAACCTGCCTTTGATCATTCGTCTCGATCCAGTGACGGGAAAAGCTGCCAAAGGTGCGGTTGCTTTCGGAGCAACCTGCACGATGTGTCATGCCATTGAACGCTTGAGTGGCGCAGCCCGGCGATACGAACCTGAAGCGCTTGCGGATCTGCTCAAGGCGGGTCGCGGTATTATGCCTTCCTTTGCCCATCTTGGAGACAAGGTAATCGCCGATCTTGTGGATTTTCTTCTCATTGATCCCCAAGAAGAAAACAAGGAGCCGGTAGATCCGGATTTCGTTCCACAAGACTATACCTTTAGTGGATTCAATAAATTCGTGGATAAAGAGGGATACCCAGCCGTCAAACCCCCGTGGGGTGTGCTGAGCGCCATCGATCTCAATAGAGGAGAAATTGTCTGGCAAACTCCGATTGGTGAATACGAAGAACTCACTCGGCGTGGCATCCCGGCTACTGGAACGCCGCTCTTTGGAGGCCCAACCGTAACTGCAGGTGGCCTCGTTTTCATTGGCGGGTCGACGGATGAAAAATTTAGAGCTCTTGATAGTGAAACGGGCGAGATCTTGTGGGAAACCAAACTCCCTTTCGGAGCTTATGCAAATCCCTCCATCTACGAAATTGACGGTCGTCAGTATGTCGTCATCGCATCCGGAGGCGGTGGAAAAAACGGTACTCCCTCGGGTGATGCTTATGTCGCCTTTGCATTGCCCGAATCTACGCACTAATGGTCTAAATCATGCGCCGTAGGGCCAGTTGCTCGCAACTCGGCCTCTGTGACCCACAACGTTCCCGGACAAGGCGTCGATGCAAGCATCGAGCCCTACGCTCCCTGTAGAATGAATTACCTAAATCATGCATCCGGTAAAAACAGGATGGGCATCCAGTATAGATCTGCTAGCATATCGAGTTGGCAATCTTTTCTCTGCCACTAGGTAGAGTATTTACCCCATAAACCTATCAACCAAATAATAAAATGATTAGAATCTGTGTTACTTACCGAAGAAGCGAAGGAAGCACCTTTGATGTGGATTACTACCAACATGTGCATTTCAAACTCGTCCACGAGTTGCTTGATCCGCTCGGCCTCGTGTCTGCGGAAATGGATGTGGGAATTCCTGGAGTGGGTGGTACCGAAGCTCCATTTCACGCCATTGGTTATCTGGTGTTCAAAAATATGGATGATTGCACCGCCGCGTTTGAAAAGGAAGGAGCCCGATTGGTGGCTGATGTTATTAATTGCACCAACATCGAGCCTGTTATTCAAATCAGTAATTATTTGAGCGTGTAGGGTGATCTCGAGATAACTTTCAAAATCCTACACCAGCGATTCCCCATGATAATTTTTCCCCTGAATAGATTACTTAATTGCGTTTATTATTCCTCATTCCTGATCTGCTTTTGCATTTTCTCACCCTTAACGGTTGAAGCTAAAGAAATACGGATTAAATCGCCGCATTCAAGCTCTTGGCCTCAAGCGGCTGGACCTCATGGAAGTTGGAGCACACAAACCGATGCGGAAATCCCGACTTCCTTTAACGTAGCAGAGGATAAAAATATTCTCTGGAGAAAGGCACTCGATGAATCGGGACAAAGCGGAATCGCTGTATGGAAGGATCGATTATTCCTGACTATCATGGAACCGTTCGATAGCGATAAACCGGATCCCTACAAAACAGGGACAATCCAGGCGCTCTGTATAAACGCGAATAACGGTGACGTGATTTGGCAGTATGAAATCAAGGCCGCCAATCCTAGCGGTTATATGTATGGGTTCAGCGATTCCACTTCCCCGACACCCATTACGGATGGCGAGCATGTCTGGTTTACCAATGCGGGAGGAAAACTCGTGTGCCTGAACTGGAACGGGGAGCTTGTGTGGGAGAGGACTTGGAGATTAGCGACGGAGGTACTGAAGCCAGAGAAGCCGTTTCCATTTAACAAGCAGCATGAGCCCTTTATGGTGAATGACGTCCTGGTTAATATGGAAGCCTACGATAACGTAGACGGCAAAAGGGAACTGGGCTGGCACTATTTGTATGGGCTGGATAAGATGACGGGTGAAGTGAAATGGATATCCGAAGACGCGGTAACCCACTACAATACTCCGGGCTATTCGCTGGACGCTCTGGGCAAACCGACGGCTTTGATTGGAAGGGGAGGGTATCACGACGTACCCGAAGGGCCGAAGGGATACTCCATGATAGACTTGGCGGATGGTAAACGGGTTTGGCAGACCGAACTCTCCGGCGAAAATGATACTGCGCTTTACAACTCAAATTTCACCAAGGATTTCGCAGTGTGGTTTTCCGAGACAGAAAGTGAGATCACGGTTCTTAATTCTCAGAATGGGGAGATTCTTAAAACGATAGATCTTCGAACCAAAGTGGATTTGAGAACCTATGACCAAGCCCTGGGACGACGAGTCTTGCGACCAGATTTCGATCTCAGCCAAACACCCAACCCAAATGTGTTTCCGGCGTGGTATACGAACATCATCGTCGGAGACCATCTCTACTTTATGTGTTCTAAGGATGATACCAAGCAGCCGCTGATGAAGCGTTGGATGAAGCTCTCGCCTCAGTTTTCTTTCGCCCGCGTGGATCTAAAGACTGACAAAGTGGAATACCTTGAAGTGCCGGCTCATTATAACGATCGCGGAGAGTATCTTTGGAAAGAAGAGTTGAAAACCACGGCCTTGAATTCGCGTGGAATTGATACGATCTCTGATCCACGATCAAAACGTGATGGCTGGTATTGGTGCTTTAACGGAAATCCAATTCTGGTGAACGATATCCTTTTCTTCACCACGATGATTGGAAATTGCTACACCTTCCGGACGGGCACAGATAGGTTTGATGATAGCGCCTTTATCGATGTTAATTCACTCGGTGTGCGTAGTGAAAGCTGGTCCTTGAACACACCCTCGTTTGCCAATGGAAAACTTTATCACCGCACTGCAAAAGAACTGATATGCATTGGGAACAATTAATATTCATTGTCGGTATAGCTTCCGCCTCAACCGTCCTTGTAAATGGACGGACTGAAAATGCGCCAAATCCCTATACAAGGAATCCAGCAGAAATCCTTGGTATTCGATTCGCGACCAAGGTCACTCCTACAGCATCTTTCGCATGTCAAAATGTAGGAGCCAGCTTGTATTCCTTGAGCTTGTCGAAGTGGCTGGCGATCTCCAAGATTTCAACCTTTCCCTTCAGGCACCGACCCCGACGCATC
The sequence above is a segment of the Verrucomicrobiota bacterium genome. Coding sequences within it:
- a CDS encoding PQQ-binding-like beta-propeller repeat protein, with the protein product MIIFPLNRLLNCVYYSSFLICFCIFSPLTVEAKEIRIKSPHSSSWPQAAGPHGSWSTQTDAEIPTSFNVAEDKNILWRKALDESGQSGIAVWKDRLFLTIMEPFDSDKPDPYKTGTIQALCINANNGDVIWQYEIKAANPSGYMYGFSDSTSPTPITDGEHVWFTNAGGKLVCLNWNGELVWERTWRLATEVLKPEKPFPFNKQHEPFMVNDVLVNMEAYDNVDGKRELGWHYLYGLDKMTGEVKWISEDAVTHYNTPGYSLDALGKPTALIGRGGYHDVPEGPKGYSMIDLADGKRVWQTELSGENDTALYNSNFTKDFAVWFSETESEITVLNSQNGEILKTIDLRTKVDLRTYDQALGRRVLRPDFDLSQTPNPNVFPAWYTNIIVGDHLYFMCSKDDTKQPLMKRWMKLSPQFSFARVDLKTDKVEYLEVPAHYNDRGEYLWKEELKTTALNSRGIDTISDPRSKRDGWYWCFNGNPILVNDILFFTTMIGNCYTFRTGTDRFDDSAFIDVNSLGVRSESWSLNTPSFANGKLYHRTAKELICIGNN
- a CDS encoding PQQ-binding-like beta-propeller repeat protein encodes the protein MKLLSSFLFGFLPLCILAQQGSGYRDWGTAGGDTGITRYSSLDQVNTTNVSQLEVAWTYRSGDAQGRSTIQCNPIVVDGVLYATTPNLDLVALDASTGVERWRFSDSGEVEKGPDTNQGQYFGLNRGVAYWKDGDDRRILYSRGHHILAVKADTGKLISSFGEDGRVDMRYGLSKPPQFVGIANPAAGVIYKDLFIVGSRGNTAGHVRAYNVRSGNMEWIFNTIPHPGERFEDTWPEGAWAKVYGANVWSGLSVDVENGLVFCSTSSPKPDLFGWQYPGKNDLANSVVALNAATGEYVWHFQEIKHGIWDLDLPAPPMLVTVERDGLQVDAVAQVSKTGNTYLLDRLTGRSLFPLVERPAPASDISIEQAWPTQTVPLLPPPFTRQEVTYDQLTTLSPEARADAVEQFIESRSGWFMPISPKGTILYGVLGGAEWPGAAFDPNSDLLYVAGNNLPLIIRLDPVTGKAAKGAVAFGATCTMCHAIERLSGAARRYEPEALADLLKAGRGIMPSFAHLGDKVIADLVDFLLIDPQEENKEPVDPDFVPQDYTFSGFNKFVDKEGYPAVKPPWGVLSAIDLNRGEIVWQTPIGEYEELTRRGIPATGTPLFGGPTVTAGGLVFIGGSTDEKFRALDSETGEILWETKLPFGAYANPSIYEIDGRQYVVIASGGGGKNGTPSGDAYVAFALPESTH
- a CDS encoding EthD family reductase, translated to MIRICVTYRRSEGSTFDVDYYQHVHFKLVHELLDPLGLVSAEMDVGIPGVGGTEAPFHAIGYLVFKNMDDCTAAFEKEGARLVADVINCTNIEPVIQISNYLSV